A genomic segment from Nicotiana sylvestris chromosome 1, ASM39365v2, whole genome shotgun sequence encodes:
- the LOC138870021 gene encoding uncharacterized protein, with protein sequence MAEYEACILGLNMAVDMNIQELLVIGDSDLLVQQVQGEWATKNSKILPFLHHVQKLKRRFTRIEFRHMPRIQNEFADALSTLSSMIQHLDKNYIDPIPMRIYNQPTYCAHVEEEADGKPWFHDIKEYYQKENTRSIKITLRNAHSEDCQITSSTAEETWVY encoded by the coding sequence atggcagaatatgaagcctgcatactagggctcaacatggcagtcgacatgaacattcaggaattgctgGTAATCGGTGACTCGGATTTGCTTGTGCagcaggtacaaggagagtgggctaccaagaattccaagatattgccttttctgcaccatgtgcagaaattgaaaaggaggttcacaaggatagaattccgacatatgcccagaattcagaatgagtttgcggACGCATTatccactttgtcatccatgatacaacatctagataagaactatattgatcccattccgatgAGGATCTATAATCAGCcgacatattgtgctcatgtcgaggaagaagcagatggaaagccttggttccatgacatcaaggagtactatcaaaaggagaatacccggagcataaAAATCACACTTAGAAATGCACACTCcgaagattgtcaaatcacttcttccacagcggaggaaacttgGGTTTATtga